The sequence CGATGGTATTGTTATAATTCGTCACCGACTCTAGGTGGTATGCATTTATAATTCTTTCTAGGTCGACCTTGTATATAAGATTCCACCCACTGTAATCTTTCTCCATTTCGAAGATGctgtaattatcaggacatgatCCAAGAGCCCCTACAAGATACAAATGatttctacactctccaagatATTTAATATACCACATATTATCATTACATACAGCTGGCAACGGCAGCGGCTTTACTAAATCTTGTTCGATATCAAAATACAGTGACGCTTCATCTTCCATGATCGAGAATTGCGAGATCCAATGCAAACAACCATTCCAAAACACACCTGGCCCAAGGAAACAGTTCCATAACGCACCTGGCGCCCTAGAGGAACTGAGACGACGTGCTGAAAAAGGACTCCCCGCAGATAACCTCCATGAGTTTGTTTTAGAGGAGTATATTTCGATATAATAAACATCATGTTCATAAAATTTCCCTATATCTATCCAGATGCAGATAACCTGATAGTGATCTGGAGACTTGATTGGATCAAAAGCTAAAGATACACTTTTAACTGCATTCCAATAATATTTGACGACATCTCTAAAGGGGGACCGAGGAAGAGCTTTGTATCGTTTTGTGGTTGGATTGTAAATGTAAATGTGGCGGATTACGATACGCGGCTCCTTGGACGTCTGAGATGTTATCCTAGTGCAACATAATAGACCATTACAAGAATGTTCTATTCTTAAGTTACTTTCATGAATAGGACCTTCCGAATTTCGCGGAGGCACTTccacaaaatctagggtttataggGGGACTCCTCCGCCACCGGTAATAGCATCATCATTGTTAAGGAAGATAAAAGGAAATTCAAATTCTGGTTCATCAGGAGGAACTGAAGGACGTCTTAATTTCTGTATGAACAACCCAGTGATTTTAAAGCTGGTCTTCCGACAAGAATGATTCTTAGCGAAATATGGGtcagatattaaaaataaccattTTTTGGATACAGATTTGAAGATCAATAGAGATTTTACAGGTAGACATAATAGAATTTGTGATAAAACATCAGAATTGTTGGCTACTTTTGTCGCTGATAATGATGAAGAATTATTGTCCACAGGAATATTCAtacctgatgatgatgaagaagataacaTCCTGATCCAAACGCCGCAAATCAGAATGAATTCTCGTCCTGCCAGAAACCCTTTGTTTCCGGTTGTTAGAAATGAAACCTTAAATCAATTTAAATCTGATTTAACTACTATGTTTAGAAAAAAAACATCAATGCTTCTTTTCGtctcttcat comes from Papaver somniferum cultivar HN1 chromosome 7, ASM357369v1, whole genome shotgun sequence and encodes:
- the LOC113299892 gene encoding uncharacterized protein LOC113299892; protein product: MLSSSSSSARRLSSSRAPGALWNCFLGPGVFWNGCLHWISQFSIMEDEASLYFDIEQDLVKPLPLPAVCNDNMWYIKYLGECRNHLYLVGALGSCPDNYSIFEMEKDYSGWNLIYKVDLERIINAYHLESVTNYNNTIDYCVLVMFLGEAEEKSSKKLMLLINATQLISYDLKEMSYREIYYFDPKTLTMTANSGSRGHVHQYIESLACV